A genomic stretch from Myxocyprinus asiaticus isolate MX2 ecotype Aquarium Trade chromosome 24, UBuf_Myxa_2, whole genome shotgun sequence includes:
- the LOC127415101 gene encoding dual specificity protein phosphatase 2-like, producing MGIGEPLGISGSELVHILRTPSELFTSAGCIVLDCRPFLAFSHAHILQSRNVNWNSMLRRRSKSSVMSLEWLVADKSLLKQLRNGEFSPVVVLDENSRSVRDLKSESLASLLISALQLEVQSASTQICFLQGGFDGFFALYPELCFNTPVMCSNHVAFSDPEPVMSGRKTPLYDQGGPVEILPFLFLGSAHHSSRRETLERCGITAVLNVSSSCPNLFEEELQYKTLKVEDSLAADIRVLFPEAIHFIDSVKESGGRVLVHCQAGISRSATICLAYLIHTRHVRLDEAFDFVKRRRQVISPNLAFMGQLLQFETDVLCPYSALDRENSGTAF from the exons ATGGGTATTGGCGAGCCTCTGGGGATCTCAGGTAGCGAGTTAGTTCATATTTTGCGGACTCCTTCTGAGCTCTTCACGTCTGCGGGATGCATCGTGTTGGACTGTCGGCCTTTCCTCGCCTTCTCCCACGCGCACATCCTCCAGTCCCGCAACGTCAACTGGAACTCAATGCTGAGGCGCAGATCCAAGAGCTCCGTGATGTCTCTGGAGTGGCTGGTGGCCGATAAGTCGCTCCTCAAGCAGCTGCGGAACGGAGAGTTCTCTCCGGTGGTTGTCCTGGATGAAAACAGTCGGTCCGTCAGAGATCTGAAGAGTGAGAGTCTGGCCAGTCTCCTGATCAGTGCGCTGCAGTTAGAGGTCCAGTCTGCCTCCACTCAGATCTGCTTCTTACAAG GTGGATTTGATGGGTTTTTCGCACTTTATCCTGAACTCTGTTTTAACACTCCTGTTATGTGCTCAAATCACGTGGCTTTCAGTGATCCAGAGCCCGTCATGTCAGGGAGAAAGACTCCTCTCTATGATCAG GGTGGTCCAGTGGAGATCCTCCCCTTCCTTTTTCTTGGCAGTGCCCATCACTCGTCCCGACGGGAGACTCTGGAGCGATGTGGGATTACGGCTGTTCTCAACGTTTCCTCATCCTGTCCAAACCTGTTCGAGGAGGAACTTCAGTACAAGACTCTAAAGGTGGAGGACAGTCTGGCCGCAGACATACGTGTGCTATTTCCAGAGGCAATCCACTTTATCG ATTCAGTTAAGGAGAGTGGTGGGCGGGTGTTGGTCCACTGTCAAGCAGGAATCTCCCGGTCAGCCACCATCTGCCTGGCATACCTGATACACACTCGCCATGTCCGTCTAGACGAGGCCTTTGACTTTGTAAAACGGCGTCGACAAGTCATCTCACCCAACCTGGCTTTCATGGGCCAACTGTTGCAGTTTGAGACAGATGTTTTGTGTCCCTATTCTGCGCTAGACAGAGAGAACAGTGGCACTGCGTTTTAG
- the adra2b gene encoding alpha-2B adrenergic receptor has translation MESACSAGAGLPGHHINGTGGTSAPICNQSILKLSPYSPEATAAFATAITLMIVFTIVGNILVIIAVLTSRSLRGPQNLFLVSLAAADILVATLIIPFSLANELMGYWYFRSVWCEIYLALDVLFCTSSIVHLCAISLDRYMSISRAVTYGAKRTHKRIKCAILVVWLISAVISFPPLLSMNKNKGGGDSDGEPQCQLNDERWYILYSTIGSFFAPCLIMILVYMRIYQIAKQRTRCPPGEPRKEVPANATTPQHKTHPEGLQNGRGEEMPATPQKNPTMPRPPTLAVTQVDSAQLGNMQPAGAPIANNLLQPPSTAPTPTTPYSPQCPSLSLSPSNSSEMVPKKAKDGKKIKRTNKQADNNNGESMSSDSDTEQGGRGVEVPCTPSVTPSGIHSPATIQKYRDMIATAKGVKLVTRKAKQDGTPNSTRRKAMVNREKRFTFVLAVVIGVFVICWFPFFFSYSLQAVCPETCALPEPLFKFFFWIGYCNSCLNPVIYTIFNKDFRRAFKKILCNSTKGTFF, from the coding sequence ATGGAAAGTGCTTGCTCTGCTGGCGCAGGTCTGCCTGGCCATCACATCAATGGCACCGGAGGCACGTCTGCACCGATTTGTAACCAGAGCATCCTCAAACTCTCTCCCTACTCTCCAGAAGCCACAGCAGCCTTTGCAACGGCCATCACCTTGATGATTGTTTTTACAATTGTGGGCAATATTCTGGTCATCATTGCTGTTTTAACCAGCCGCTCGCTTAGAGGACCACAGAATCTCTTCTTGGTCTCTCTTGCAGCCGCAGACATCTTGGTGGCCACCTTGATCATCCCATTTTCGCTGGCTAATGAACTGATGGGCTACTGGTATTTCCGCTCCGTATGGTGTGAGATTTACCTGGCGTTGGATGTGTTATTCTGCACTTCCTCTATAGTACACCTGTGCGCCATAAGTCTAGACCGCTACATGTCTATCTCACGTGCCGTTACATATGGTGCAAAGCGGACGCACAAACGCATCAAATGTGCCATTTTGGTGGTATGGTTGATCTCAGCAGTCATCTCCTTCCCACCCCTGCTCTCCATGAACAAGAATAAAGGTGGGGGGGATTCAGATGGGGAACCACAGTGCCAACTCAATGATGAGCGTTGGTACATCCTGTACTCTACTATTGGTTCCTTCTTTGCTCCTTGCCTGATTATGATCTTAGTCTACATGCGGATCTACCAGATCGCCAAACAGCGCACGCGCTGTCCACCAGGGGAGCCCCGAAAAGAGGTCCCTGCCAACGCCACCACCCCTCAGCACAAGACCCACCCTGAGGGTCTGCAAAACGGGAGAGGAGAGGAAATGCCTGCTACCCCACAGAAAAACCCTACAATGCCCAGGCCTCCCACTCTCGCTGTGACCCAAGTGGACTCTGCTCAGCTTGGTAACATGCAGCCTGCAGGTGCCCCAATCGCAAACAACCTTCTACAACCCCCTTCAACAGCCCCGACACCAACCACCCCATATTCTCCTCAGTGCCCCTCCCTTTCTCTATCTCCTTCCAATTCATCTGAAATGGTTCCTAAGAAAGCCAAAGATGGGAAAAAGATAAAAAGGACCAATAAACAGGCAGacaacaataatggagaaagcaTGAGCTCTGACTCAGACACAGAGCAAGGTGGTAGGGGGGTAGAGGTCCCTTGCACCCCCAGTGTAACCCCAAGTGGCATCCACTCTCCTGCCACAATCCAGAAATACAGAGACATGATTGCTACAGCAAAAGGGGTAAAGCTTGTGACTCGGAAGGCAAAGCAGGATGGAACGCCTAACTCTACACGGCGCAAAGCCATGGTGAACCGAGAGAAGCGCTTCACTTTCGTGCTAGCGGTGGTGATTGGTGTCTTTGTCATCTGCTGGTTTCCTTTCTTCTTCTCCTACAGCCTACAGGCTGTGTGCCCAGAAACCTGTGCTCTCCCAGAGCCCCTCTTTAAATTCTTCTTCTGGATCGGCTACTGCAACAGCTGCCTTAACCCAGTCATTTACACCATCTTCAACAAAGACTTCCGTAGAGCCTTCAAAAAGATCCTTTGCAACAGCACCAAAGGCACATTCTTCTGA